One part of the Gammaproteobacteria bacterium genome encodes these proteins:
- a CDS encoding thioredoxin fold domain-containing protein: MSSFLSSLSSSLPSSDLTQPPGRRLRLRRIAMLGIGIVCAGLALAAAAADDEYADSDTVAEALRVTTTKDLAALGALAQEKGVPILLMFSTEDCGYCKRLEAEVLGPMRKAGVDPQRVILRKVMLDSYGSLRDFSGHKRSADSFGTRRGIDVVPTLELVDASGKPLVPKIVGYQTPGLYDEYLEQAIDVSHSLLGQ, translated from the coding sequence ATGTCGTCTTTTCTATCATCTCTATCATCATCTCTACCGTCCAGCGACCTCACCCAGCCCCCCGGCAGGCGCCTGAGGCTGCGCCGGATCGCCATGCTGGGGATCGGCATCGTCTGCGCCGGCCTGGCCCTCGCCGCTGCCGCTGCTGACGATGAGTATGCTGATAGCGATACCGTGGCCGAGGCCTTGCGGGTGACGACGACGAAAGACCTGGCCGCGCTGGGTGCCCTGGCGCAGGAAAAGGGCGTGCCCATTCTGCTCATGTTCTCCACCGAGGACTGCGGCTACTGCAAGCGGCTGGAGGCCGAGGTGCTGGGGCCGATGCGCAAGGCGGGCGTGGATCCGCAACGCGTCATCCTGCGCAAGGTAATGCTGGACAGCTACGGTAGTCTGCGTGATTTTTCCGGCCACAAACGCAGTGCGGACAGTTTTGGTACGCGCCGTGGCATTGATGTCGTGCCCACCCTGGAGCTGGTGGATGCCAGCGGCAAGCCCCTGGTGCCCAAGATTGTCGGCTACCAGACTCCGGGCCTGTATGACGAGTATCTGGAACAGGCGATCGACGTCTCCCACTCCCTGTTAGGGCAATAG
- a CDS encoding LytTR family DNA-binding domain-containing protein — protein MKILIVDDEPLARARMNRLLQDVLHADIVGEAKSGKEALLRSSVLHPDVVLLDIRMPEMSGLETALHLSQLRHPPAVIFTTAFSEHALAAFEANAVDYLLKPIRRERLEEALKKAQKINRAQLLELGKQEAVSQSRSHISAYMGGNLQLVPSENIFYFQAEQKYVTAHHTEGQLLIDDSLKSLEDEYGERFLRVHRNSLVAVNYIDGLEKDSDGRYHICFRSIDNRIEVSRRMVAATRRRLKEMGKV, from the coding sequence ATGAAAATACTTATTGTGGATGATGAACCCCTGGCCCGCGCGCGCATGAACCGGCTGTTGCAGGATGTGCTGCATGCCGACATCGTGGGCGAGGCCAAAAGCGGCAAGGAGGCGCTGCTGCGCTCCAGCGTCCTGCACCCCGATGTTGTGCTGCTGGACATTCGCATGCCGGAGATGAGCGGACTGGAAACCGCGCTGCACCTGTCACAACTGCGCCATCCGCCGGCGGTGATCTTCACCACCGCCTTCAGCGAACACGCCCTGGCCGCCTTCGAGGCCAACGCCGTGGACTACCTGCTCAAACCTATTCGCCGCGAACGCCTGGAAGAGGCGCTCAAGAAGGCGCAAAAAATCAACCGCGCCCAGCTGCTGGAGCTGGGCAAGCAGGAAGCGGTCAGCCAGTCTCGCAGCCATATCAGCGCCTACATGGGCGGCAATTTACAGCTGGTGCCCTCGGAGAATATCTTCTATTTCCAGGCCGAGCAGAAATATGTCACCGCACACCACACCGAGGGACAGCTGCTGATCGATGATTCACTGAAATCACTGGAGGATGAGTACGGTGAGCGCTTTTTGCGGGTCCACCGCAACTCGCTGGTGGCCGTCAACTACATCGATGGCCTGGAAAAAGACAGTGACGGCCGCTATCACATCTGCTTTCGCAGCATCGATAACCGGATCGAGGTCAGTCGCCGCATGGTCGCCGCGACACGCCGGCGCCTGAAGGAAATGGGCAAGGTCTGA
- a CDS encoding histidine kinase, translating to MSQRPDTAPRPQPPASKASDNFFLPDFCNVRMVFAVVVISELLAIVLTLSPPQTAVSRWNDLSIISLFIQWVGLSSAAVLCMARPWLARMSETRAATISYFLLLMTTLLITELAFWVGGYVQLDNWQPNFWQPSDWQQELLLRNLGISAIVSAIVLRYFYIQLQWKQNVRAEAQSRLQALQSRIRPHFLFNSLNTIASLTQIDADQAEAAVENLADLFRNNLADASLYITLADELQLTRRYLDIEKLRLGERLQLRWSIDELPAEASVPRLILQPLLENAIYHGIEPMSNGGTIGIDGHVYDREIYISISNPRPAQHNNEQKKGNQIAQDNVRQRLAAIYGESGKLSVQEDASDYIITLIFPFQRGLTDAHPETAHA from the coding sequence ATGAGCCAACGCCCAGACACCGCACCCCGGCCACAGCCGCCAGCCAGCAAGGCCAGCGATAATTTTTTTCTGCCGGATTTCTGCAATGTGCGCATGGTGTTTGCGGTGGTGGTGATCAGCGAACTGCTGGCCATCGTGCTCACCCTGTCCCCCCCGCAAACCGCTGTCAGCCGCTGGAATGACCTCAGCATCATCTCCCTGTTTATACAGTGGGTCGGGCTGAGCAGCGCGGCGGTACTGTGCATGGCGCGCCCATGGCTGGCGCGCATGTCGGAGACCCGCGCCGCCACGATAAGCTACTTTCTGTTATTGATGACCACCCTGCTGATCACCGAGCTGGCCTTCTGGGTGGGGGGTTATGTGCAGCTGGATAACTGGCAGCCCAATTTCTGGCAACCCAGCGACTGGCAACAGGAGCTGCTGCTGCGCAATCTCGGCATCAGCGCCATCGTCAGCGCCATCGTGCTGCGTTATTTTTATATCCAGCTCCAATGGAAACAGAATGTACGCGCCGAGGCCCAGTCGCGGTTACAGGCATTACAGTCACGGATTCGCCCGCACTTTCTGTTCAACAGCCTCAACACCATCGCCAGCCTCACCCAGATCGACGCCGACCAGGCGGAGGCGGCGGTGGAAAATCTGGCCGACCTGTTTCGCAACAACCTGGCCGATGCCAGCCTGTACATCACCCTCGCCGACGAACTGCAACTGACCCGGCGCTATCTCGATATCGAAAAGTTGCGTCTCGGTGAGCGCCTGCAACTGCGCTGGAGCATCGACGAGCTTCCGGCCGAGGCCTCGGTGCCCCGGCTGATCCTGCAACCGTTACTGGAAAACGCCATCTACCACGGCATCGAACCGATGAGCAACGGCGGCACCATCGGCATTGATGGCCACGTGTATGATCGGGAGATTTATATCTCCATCAGCAATCCGCGCCCCGCACAACACAACAACGAGCAGAAAAAGGGCAACCAGATCGCGCAGGACAATGTGCGCCAGCGGCTGGCCGCTATTTATGGTGAGTCCGGAAAGCTCAGCGTGCAGGAAGATGCAAGCGATTACATCATCACCCTCATCTTTCCCTTTCAACGCGGCCTGACGGACGCTCACCCCGAGACAGCCCACGCATGA
- the argH gene encoding argininosuccinate lyase yields the protein MSDTVEKPWGGRFTEPTDAFVEAFTASVGFDQRLYAHDIAGSIAHASMLAKVGVLTAAERDAIHAGLETIRGEIERGEFQWSISREDVHMNIEARLIENIGEVGKKLHTGRSRNDQVATDIRLYLRDEIGTIIAELRRLQTALVDLAEQEADTIMPGFTHLQTAQPVTFGHHLLAWFENLKRDHGRLSDCAGRVNVMPLGAAALAGTSYPIDRHYTAELLGFDAPAENSLDAVSDRDFAIEFVAAAALTMVHLSRFSEELILWASAQFAFIELGDSFCTGSSIMPQKKNPDVPELIRGKAGRVTGNLMSLLMLMKGQPLAYNKDNQEDKEPLFDTVDNLRASLRVFADMIPAISPRRDNMREAARRGFSTATDLADYLVRQGVAFRDAHEVVGKAVRLGVETGRDLSEMALEELQGFSAHIQADVFEVLTLEGSVAARDHLGGTAPAQVRAAVQRARAWLAAD from the coding sequence ATGAGCGATACCGTTGAAAAACCCTGGGGCGGGCGTTTCACCGAACCCACGGATGCCTTTGTGGAGGCCTTTACCGCCTCTGTGGGTTTTGACCAGCGCCTGTATGCGCACGATATCGCCGGTTCCATCGCCCACGCCAGCATGCTGGCGAAAGTGGGGGTGCTCACCGCGGCTGAACGCGATGCCATTCATGCGGGGCTGGAGACGATTCGCGGCGAGATCGAACGCGGTGAATTTCAGTGGTCGATCAGCCGTGAAGACGTGCACATGAATATCGAGGCGCGGCTGATCGAAAACATCGGCGAGGTCGGTAAAAAGCTGCACACCGGGCGCTCCCGCAACGATCAGGTGGCGACCGATATCCGCCTCTATCTGCGCGACGAGATCGGCACCATCATCGCCGAGCTGCGGCGCCTGCAAACCGCCCTGGTGGACCTGGCCGAGCAGGAGGCCGATACCATCATGCCCGGCTTTACCCATCTGCAAACCGCCCAGCCGGTGACCTTTGGCCACCACCTGCTGGCCTGGTTTGAAAACCTCAAACGCGATCATGGCCGGCTCAGCGACTGCGCCGGGCGCGTCAACGTGATGCCCCTGGGCGCCGCGGCCCTGGCGGGCACCTCCTATCCCATCGATCGCCACTACACGGCCGAGTTGCTGGGATTTGACGCCCCCGCGGAAAACTCGCTGGATGCGGTCAGTGACCGGGATTTCGCCATCGAATTTGTTGCCGCCGCCGCGCTGACCATGGTGCACCTCTCCCGCTTCTCCGAGGAATTGATCCTGTGGGCCTCGGCGCAGTTTGCCTTTATCGAGCTGGGCGACAGCTTCTGCACCGGCTCATCCATCATGCCGCAGAAGAAGAATCCGGATGTGCCCGAGCTGATCCGGGGCAAGGCCGGGCGTGTTACCGGCAATCTCATGAGCCTGCTGATGTTGATGAAGGGCCAGCCGCTGGCCTACAACAAGGACAACCAGGAGGACAAGGAACCCCTGTTCGACACGGTGGACAACCTGCGCGCCAGCCTGCGGGTGTTTGCCGACATGATCCCCGCGATCAGTCCCAGACGCGACAATATGCGCGAGGCGGCGCGGCGGGGGTTCTCCACCGCCACCGATCTGGCCGACTATCTGGTGCGCCAGGGGGTGGCGTTCCGTGATGCCCACGAGGTGGTGGGCAAGGCCGTGCGCCTGGGGGTAGAGACGGGGCGCGACCTGTCGGAGATGGCGCTGGAGGAATTGCAGGGCTTTTCCGCCCATATCCAGGCCGACGTGTTTGAGGTGCTGACCCTGGAAGGTTCGGTCGCCGCGCGCGACCATCTGGGCGGGACCGCGCCGGCACAGGTGCGCGCCGCGGTGCAGCGTGCGCGTGCGTGGCTGGCGGCAGACTGA
- a CDS encoding DUF3187 family protein, with translation MAGGRLRACGKTAGLLWPAVCVVLFPTFPAPLAAQPLSPFFSFNQSPIIQIHGLPAIDNARVLDEAQARYRLVHDLANNYTFRQTADEALLFDGETSRTTFVYARGIGGGWEWGMQIPYVRHAGGSLDAFIEDWHDTFFLPQGGRDTAPRNRLTYSYQRNGVTELLLNEPVSGIGDLRLTLGRQWSPPGAPTRVALRGALSLPSGDSAELRGSGAVDAALWASADRARSWWGLAGSLYGGGGLLWMGDGEVLADQQRRLAAFGSLGAGARLRPWLALKLQLDLHSPLYDHSGLVQVNAAAVQLLMGGELQLGRNTRLELMVGEDPTVHASPDVVFHLGLVVE, from the coding sequence GTGGCTGGCGGCAGACTGAGGGCCTGCGGAAAAACCGCCGGCCTGCTGTGGCCGGCAGTTTGCGTCGTCCTATTCCCCACGTTCCCCGCGCCCCTCGCGGCGCAGCCGCTCAGCCCGTTTTTCAGTTTCAACCAGAGCCCCATCATCCAGATCCACGGCCTGCCGGCGATCGATAACGCCCGCGTGCTGGACGAGGCACAGGCGCGTTATCGCCTGGTGCACGATCTGGCCAACAACTACACCTTCCGGCAAACGGCCGATGAGGCGCTGCTGTTCGACGGCGAGACCAGCCGCACCACCTTTGTCTATGCGCGCGGCATCGGCGGGGGTTGGGAGTGGGGTATGCAGATCCCCTATGTGCGCCATGCCGGCGGCTCGCTGGACGCCTTCATCGAGGACTGGCACGACACCTTTTTCCTGCCCCAGGGGGGGCGCGATACCGCCCCCCGCAATCGACTCACCTATTCCTATCAGCGCAACGGCGTGACCGAGCTGCTGCTGAACGAGCCGGTGTCGGGCATCGGGGATCTGCGCCTGACCCTGGGCAGGCAGTGGTCGCCGCCGGGGGCCCCCACCCGCGTGGCGCTGCGCGGTGCCCTGAGCCTGCCCAGCGGCGACAGCGCCGAGCTGCGCGGCAGCGGGGCGGTGGATGCCGCGCTGTGGGCCAGCGCCGACCGGGCACGGTCGTGGTGGGGCCTCGCCGGCAGCCTGTATGGCGGTGGTGGCCTGTTATGGATGGGTGACGGCGAGGTGCTGGCCGACCAGCAGCGTCGCCTCGCGGCCTTTGGCAGCCTGGGCGCGGGCGCGCGGCTGCGGCCGTGGCTGGCGCTGAAGCTACAGCTCGACCTGCACAGCCCGCTGTATGACCACAGCGGACTGGTGCAGGTCAACGCCGCCGCCGTGCAGCTGCTCATGGGCGGTGAGCTCCAGCTGGGCCGCAACACCCGGCTGGAACTGATGGTGGGCGAAGACCCCACCGTGCACGCCTCGCCGGATGTGGTGTTTCACCTGGGGCTGGTGGTGGAATAA
- a CDS encoding DEAD/DEAH box helicase yields the protein MSTHFADLGLSAPLLKAVAEKGYDTPTPIQLEAIPAVLQGRDVMAAAQTGTGKTAGFTLPILELLSRGERAPANQARALVLTPTRELAAQVGESVATYSRHLALRSAVVFGGVKINPQMMQLRKGVDVLVATPGRLLDLYQQRAVRFDRLEVLVLDEADRMLDMGFIHDIRRILAALPARRQNLMFSATFSTEVRSLAKGMVQQPLEIAVSPRQTTATTVEQWICPVDKKQKPALLAQLILDNDWQQVLVFARTKHGADRLTRYLMERGIRAAAIHGNKSQGARSRALADFKQGKIRILVATDIAARGLDISQLPQVVNFDLPNVAEDYVHRIGRTGRAGAAGKAVSLVSADEFKQLSDIERLIRQLLPRRLVDGFEPVHDVPPSRLDTRPIKPKRPKKPKPGHRDGQRSAEVARGHRAVRKKR from the coding sequence ATGTCTACGCATTTTGCCGACCTGGGACTATCCGCCCCCCTCCTTAAGGCCGTTGCCGAAAAGGGCTACGACACCCCGACCCCGATCCAGCTCGAGGCGATTCCCGCCGTGCTGCAGGGCCGGGATGTGATGGCGGCCGCGCAGACCGGTACCGGCAAGACGGCGGGTTTTACCCTGCCCATTCTGGAATTGCTGTCGAGGGGCGAACGTGCCCCGGCCAACCAGGCGCGCGCCCTGGTGTTGACGCCGACCCGCGAGCTGGCCGCCCAGGTGGGCGAGAGTGTGGCGACCTACAGCCGACATCTGGCGCTGCGTTCCGCGGTGGTGTTTGGCGGCGTGAAGATCAATCCGCAGATGATGCAGCTGCGCAAGGGGGTCGACGTGCTGGTCGCCACCCCCGGACGGCTGCTGGACCTGTATCAGCAGCGGGCGGTGCGTTTCGATCGGCTGGAGGTGCTGGTGCTGGACGAGGCCGATCGCATGCTGGACATGGGATTTATCCACGACATCCGCAGGATTCTCGCCGCCCTGCCCGCGCGTCGGCAGAACCTGATGTTCTCGGCGACCTTCTCCACAGAGGTGCGCAGCCTGGCCAAGGGCATGGTGCAGCAGCCGCTGGAGATCGCCGTCAGCCCCCGCCAGACCACGGCGACCACGGTCGAGCAGTGGATCTGCCCGGTCGACAAGAAACAGAAGCCCGCCCTGCTGGCCCAGCTCATCCTCGACAACGACTGGCAGCAGGTGCTGGTGTTTGCTCGCACCAAGCACGGCGCCGACCGCCTGACCCGTTACCTGATGGAGCGGGGGATTCGGGCGGCGGCGATCCACGGCAACAAGAGTCAGGGGGCGCGCAGCCGGGCGCTGGCCGATTTCAAACAGGGCAAGATCCGCATCCTGGTGGCCACGGATATCGCGGCCCGCGGTCTGGACATCAGCCAGCTGCCGCAGGTGGTGAATTTCGACCTGCCCAACGTGGCCGAGGACTATGTGCACCGCATCGGCCGTACCGGCCGCGCCGGGGCCGCCGGCAAGGCGGTGTCGCTGGTGAGCGCGGACGAATTCAAGCAGCTGTCGGACATTGAACGGCTGATCCGGCAGCTGTTGCCGCGCCGCCTGGTGGACGGCTTTGAACCCGTGCATGATGTGCCGCCCTCGCGGCTGGATACGCGGCCGATCAAACCGAAACGGCCGAAGAAGCCCAAGCCAGGGCATCGGGATGGCCAGCGTTCGGCCGAGGTCGCGCGCGGGCACCGAGCGGTGCGGAAAAAGCGCTAG
- the dbpA gene encoding ATP-dependent RNA helicase DbpA: MNPTDFSSLPLGAALLENLASLGYATMTPIQAQSLPPILAGKDTIAQGKTGSGKTAAYGLGLLAALNPKQFRVQSLVLCPTRELADQVSRELRRLARGIQNIKVLTLCGGMPFGPQVGSLEHGAHIVVGTPGRIEEHLRKGTLVLERLKILVLDEADRMLDMGFQESLDAIIAQTPARRQTLLFSATYPEKIQSIAARIMHQPVMAQATASHDASSIEQRFYKLDDEPARLTAVRLLLLQHRPTSSLVFCNTKRETQQLADELIAHGFSALALHGDMEQRDRDQTLVRFTNHSASVLVATDVAARGLDIDALDAVINYQLAHDTEVHVHRIGRTGRAGNKGLACTLYTEQESYRLALLADYLGHAIDPQGLPPLELLDTPAYPASMVTLQIDGGKKQKLRAGDILGALTGEKGIDGDQVGKIMLADNWAFVAVQRTAARTALRKLTDGKLKGRSFRVRQIQV; encoded by the coding sequence ATGAACCCCACCGACTTTTCCTCGCTCCCGCTGGGCGCTGCGTTACTGGAAAACCTCGCCTCGCTGGGGTACGCGACGATGACCCCCATCCAGGCGCAGAGTCTGCCGCCGATTCTGGCCGGCAAGGATACCATCGCGCAGGGCAAGACCGGCTCGGGCAAGACTGCGGCCTACGGTCTGGGGCTGCTGGCGGCGCTCAACCCGAAACAGTTCCGCGTGCAATCCCTGGTGCTGTGTCCCACCCGCGAGCTGGCCGACCAGGTGTCCAGAGAGCTGCGCCGTCTGGCCCGCGGCATTCAGAACATCAAGGTGCTGACGCTGTGCGGCGGCATGCCCTTCGGCCCCCAGGTCGGCTCGCTGGAACACGGCGCGCATATCGTGGTCGGCACTCCCGGGCGCATCGAGGAACACCTGCGCAAGGGCACCCTGGTGCTGGAGCGACTGAAGATCCTGGTGCTGGACGAGGCGGATCGCATGCTGGACATGGGCTTTCAGGAAAGCCTGGATGCCATCATCGCGCAGACCCCCGCCCGCCGTCAGACCCTGCTGTTCAGCGCCACCTACCCGGAAAAGATCCAGTCAATTGCCGCGCGCATCATGCACCAGCCGGTGATGGCGCAGGCCACCGCCAGCCATGATGCAAGCAGCATTGAGCAGCGCTTCTATAAACTCGACGACGAGCCGGCGCGGCTGACCGCCGTGCGCCTGTTGCTGCTACAGCATCGGCCCACATCCAGCCTGGTATTCTGCAACACCAAGCGCGAAACCCAGCAGCTGGCGGACGAGCTCATCGCCCATGGCTTCAGCGCCCTGGCCCTGCACGGCGATATGGAGCAGCGTGACCGCGACCAGACCCTGGTGCGATTCACCAACCACAGCGCCTCGGTACTGGTGGCCACGGATGTCGCCGCCCGCGGCCTGGACATCGACGCCCTGGATGCGGTGATCAACTACCAGCTCGCCCACGATACCGAGGTACACGTGCACCGCATCGGCCGCACCGGCCGGGCCGGCAACAAGGGCCTGGCCTGCACCCTGTACACCGAGCAGGAAAGCTACCGGCTGGCCCTGCTGGCAGACTATCTGGGCCATGCCATCGACCCCCAGGGCCTGCCGCCGCTGGAGCTGCTGGACACGCCCGCCTACCCGGCCAGCATGGTGACCCTGCAGATTGACGGCGGCAAAAAACAGAAGCTGCGGGCGGGCGATATCCTCGGCGCGCTCACCGGCGAAAAGGGCATCGACGGCGACCAGGTCGGCAAGATCATGCTGGCGGATAACTGGGCCTTCGTGGCGGTGCAGCGAACCGCCGCCCGCACCGCGCTCAGAAAATTGACCGACGGCAAGCTCAAGGGGCGTTCGTTCAGGGTGCGGCAGATTCAGGTCTAG
- a CDS encoding ABC-F family ATPase — MLASANITMQFGAKPLFEDVSVKFGDGNRYGLIGANGCGKSTFMKILGGDLEPTSGNVSKDPNERIGKLKQDQFAYEQFSVVDTVIMGHEDLWKVKAERDAIYANPEMSEEDGMRAAELEHDFAEMDGYTAEARAGELLLGVGIPVEQHFGPMSEIAPGWKLRVLLAQVLFAEPDIMLLDEPTNNLDINTIGWLEGVLNERNCTMIIISHDRHFLNSVCTHMADLDYGELRIYPGSYDAYMTAATQVNEQLAADNAKKSAQIADLKAFVSRFSANASKSKQATSRAKQIDKIQLTEVKPSSRQSPFIRFEQDKKLHRLALEVEGLSKHFDEELFSGLNLTVEVGERVAVIGPNGIGKSTLLKCLVGDLQPNAGKVKWSENAEIGYYAQDHAADFAQDKTLYDWMDDWGKDSDDEQIIRGTLGRLLFSQDDINKSVKIISGGEQGRMLFGKLMLKRPNILVMDEPTNHLDMESIEALNLALENYPGTLIFVSHDREFVSSLATRIIELTPTGINDIHGDYEDYLRSKAAPSANGRISA, encoded by the coding sequence TTGTTAGCTTCAGCGAATATCACTATGCAGTTTGGCGCCAAGCCATTATTTGAGGACGTCTCCGTCAAGTTCGGCGACGGCAACCGCTATGGCCTGATCGGCGCCAATGGCTGCGGTAAATCCACCTTCATGAAGATCCTGGGGGGCGACCTCGAACCCACCTCGGGCAATGTCTCCAAGGATCCCAACGAGCGCATCGGCAAGCTGAAACAGGACCAGTTTGCCTACGAGCAGTTCAGCGTAGTGGATACCGTGATCATGGGTCACGAGGATTTATGGAAGGTAAAGGCCGAACGCGATGCGATCTACGCCAACCCGGAGATGTCCGAGGAAGATGGCATGCGGGCCGCCGAGCTGGAGCACGACTTCGCCGAAATGGACGGCTACACTGCCGAGGCGCGCGCCGGCGAGTTGCTGCTGGGCGTGGGCATCCCCGTGGAGCAGCACTTTGGACCGATGAGCGAGATCGCCCCGGGCTGGAAATTGCGCGTGCTGCTGGCCCAGGTGCTGTTTGCCGAACCCGACATCATGCTGCTGGACGAGCCCACCAACAATCTGGACATCAACACCATCGGCTGGCTGGAGGGTGTGTTAAACGAACGCAACTGCACCATGATCATCATTTCCCATGATCGTCATTTCCTCAACAGCGTCTGCACCCACATGGCGGATCTGGATTACGGTGAGCTGCGCATCTATCCCGGCTCCTACGATGCCTACATGACCGCCGCGACCCAGGTGAACGAACAACTGGCCGCGGACAATGCCAAGAAGAGCGCCCAGATTGCCGACCTCAAGGCCTTCGTCAGCCGCTTCTCGGCCAATGCCTCCAAGTCAAAGCAGGCGACCTCGCGGGCCAAGCAGATCGACAAGATCCAGCTGACGGAGGTAAAACCCTCCAGCCGCCAGAGCCCCTTCATCCGCTTTGAACAGGACAAGAAATTACACCGCCTGGCCCTGGAGGTAGAAGGCCTGAGCAAACACTTCGATGAAGAACTGTTTTCCGGACTCAACCTCACCGTCGAGGTAGGCGAGCGGGTTGCCGTGATCGGCCCCAACGGTATCGGCAAGTCGACCCTGCTGAAATGTCTGGTCGGCGATCTGCAACCCAACGCGGGCAAGGTGAAATGGTCGGAAAATGCCGAGATCGGTTATTACGCACAGGACCACGCCGCCGACTTTGCGCAAGACAAGACCCTCTATGACTGGATGGACGACTGGGGCAAGGACAGCGATGACGAGCAGATCATTCGCGGCACGCTCGGGCGTTTATTATTTTCCCAGGACGACATCAACAAATCGGTGAAGATCATTTCCGGTGGCGAACAGGGTCGCATGCTGTTTGGCAAACTGATGCTGAAGCGCCCCAATATCCTGGTAATGGATGAACCCACCAACCATCTGGACATGGAATCCATCGAGGCGCTCAACCTGGCGCTGGAGAACTATCCAGGCACGCTAATTTTCGTTAGCCATGACCGCGAGTTCGTGTCTTCATTGGCCACCCGCATTATCGAGCTGACGCCGACCGGCATCAACGACATCCACGGCGACTATGAAGACTACCTGCGCAGCAAGGCCGCGCCATCCGCCAATGGCAGGATCAGCGCCTGA
- a CDS encoding PDC sensor domain-containing protein, translating into MYGLLEEPVQRAALACEQAWPGREALTQVLLSRFETIPYCTYLYVVDLQGVQLSDNVGSAGRMPGHFGRDRAPRPYMKEVRADRDYVLSEAYISLSARRPSLTALHTLYREGAAVGYLGVDLDLRNLPSMGELYEEPSKWQQLKGDPSIRGTVFQQTRVESLLDKHIDQAVSILEELVVAHGVFQCVLHFSSSRATVWTMDDPYRYRILQGDAFSDPNVCLAYPRRDYPQDALIPCEQISAVLGGLQALRFADDTIYLRSASLNIFNGLVSLTFSCDGSHYLPYAEFLDKDAAFWFGREGAGEGIAGEPV; encoded by the coding sequence GTGTATGGCCTGCTCGAGGAGCCGGTGCAGCGGGCCGCCCTGGCCTGCGAGCAGGCCTGGCCTGGGCGGGAGGCGCTGACCCAGGTGCTGTTGTCCCGGTTTGAGACCATCCCCTATTGCACCTACCTGTATGTGGTGGACCTGCAGGGCGTCCAGCTATCGGATAACGTCGGCAGCGCGGGGCGCATGCCCGGACACTTCGGCCGTGACCGCGCGCCGCGCCCCTACATGAAAGAGGTGCGCGCGGATCGGGACTATGTGCTTTCCGAGGCCTATATCAGCCTGTCGGCCCGCCGTCCCTCGCTGACTGCCCTGCACACGCTCTATCGGGAGGGAGCGGCGGTGGGTTATCTGGGGGTCGATCTCGATCTGCGCAACCTGCCCTCCATGGGCGAGCTGTATGAAGAGCCGTCGAAATGGCAGCAGCTCAAGGGCGATCCCTCGATCCGCGGCACGGTCTTCCAGCAGACCCGGGTGGAGAGCCTGCTGGATAAACATATCGATCAGGCGGTGTCGATTCTGGAAGAACTGGTGGTCGCCCACGGCGTGTTTCAGTGCGTGCTGCACTTTTCCAGCAGCCGGGCGACGGTGTGGACCATGGACGACCCCTATCGTTATCGCATCCTGCAGGGCGACGCCTTTTCCGACCCCAACGTCTGCCTGGCCTATCCGCGCCGGGACTATCCGCAGGACGCCCTCATCCCCTGCGAACAGATCAGCGCGGTGCTGGGCGGATTACAGGCACTGCGCTTTGCCGACGACACCATCTACCTGCGCTCGGCCTCACTGAACATCTTCAACGGCCTGGTCAGCCTGACCTTCTCCTGTGATGGGTCTCACTACCTGCCGTATGCGGAGTTTCTCGACAAGGATGCCGCGTTCTGGTTCGGCCGGGAGGGTGCGGGAGAGGGGATTGCCGGCGAGCCGGTCTGA